A genome region from candidate division KSB1 bacterium includes the following:
- a CDS encoding FGGY family carbohydrate kinase yields MGYLFAGIDSSTQGTKLLVLNMETQKVIYTDSVNYDKDLPQYDTRNGVIQTDKAGVSESNPNMWVDALHMLFERLRKSDVEQQRIKCISVSGQQHGLVTLDKDGNLTRPTSKLWNDFSTQKECDIMTEKTGGVDAMIKEVGNSQRTGYTAAKIFHMARHEPEAFEKTCTCFLVHNYINWFLTGGRNGGVRVMEPGDTSGMALWHPGTQTWSKKVMGIISPDLEQKLPPLKAADKSIGAISQDLVEHYKFDPSCKIDAGCGDNMYGAVGTGNVAPGIVTLSLGTSGTAYTCLSEPYIDRKGEIAAFCDSTGNHLPLLCVSNLANGYNQVLEQYKLSHQDFVKRVQNVPVGNKGRILIPWYMGERTPDMPNATPVYFGFGLDDFQPDILCRAVLEGHILNLYEGFRDMPVKPREIRLTGGLSQSKAWVQTIADIFETEAVPVEGEGAALGAALHAAWVWKKEAGERVDLKDLVQPFVVLQEDRRCKPDPDHVNIHNQQKQLFSALSKRARGLSADDPFALSKSMS; encoded by the coding sequence ATGGGATATTTATTTGCAGGCATTGACAGCTCCACTCAGGGCACAAAGCTGCTTGTCCTGAATATGGAAACCCAAAAGGTTATTTATACCGATTCCGTCAATTATGACAAGGATTTGCCTCAGTACGACACCCGGAACGGTGTCATACAAACCGACAAGGCCGGGGTTTCGGAATCCAATCCGAACATGTGGGTGGACGCCCTGCACATGCTGTTTGAACGACTGCGCAAATCCGATGTAGAGCAGCAGCGTATAAAATGTATTTCCGTTTCCGGGCAGCAGCACGGTCTGGTGACCCTGGACAAAGACGGCAACCTGACACGTCCAACCAGCAAATTGTGGAATGATTTCAGCACCCAGAAAGAGTGCGACATCATGACGGAAAAAACAGGCGGCGTTGATGCCATGATTAAAGAGGTGGGCAACAGCCAGCGCACCGGATATACCGCAGCCAAGATCTTTCATATGGCGCGTCATGAACCCGAGGCCTTTGAAAAAACCTGCACCTGCTTTCTCGTTCACAACTATATCAACTGGTTTTTGACCGGCGGCCGCAATGGCGGCGTGCGTGTCATGGAACCCGGCGACACCTCGGGAATGGCCCTCTGGCACCCCGGTACCCAAACCTGGTCGAAAAAAGTGATGGGAATCATTTCCCCGGATCTGGAACAAAAACTGCCGCCATTGAAAGCAGCAGATAAAAGCATCGGCGCCATTTCCCAGGACCTTGTGGAACACTATAAATTTGATCCGTCCTGTAAAATCGATGCGGGCTGCGGTGATAATATGTACGGCGCCGTGGGAACCGGCAACGTCGCTCCCGGCATTGTGACCCTCAGCCTGGGAACCAGCGGCACCGCGTATACCTGTTTATCCGAACCCTATATCGATCGCAAAGGAGAAATCGCGGCATTTTGCGACAGCACCGGCAACCACTTGCCGCTGTTGTGCGTATCCAATCTGGCCAACGGCTACAACCAGGTACTGGAGCAGTATAAACTGTCGCACCAGGACTTTGTCAAGCGCGTGCAAAACGTCCCCGTGGGCAACAAGGGTAGAATTCTGATTCCCTGGTACATGGGCGAACGCACACCCGATATGCCCAACGCCACACCTGTGTATTTCGGATTCGGTCTGGATGATTTTCAACCCGATATTCTCTGCCGGGCGGTACTGGAAGGCCATATCCTGAATTTGTATGAAGGATTTCGCGATATGCCGGTAAAACCCAGGGAAATCCGGCTCACAGGCGGCCTGTCTCAATCCAAAGCCTGGGTTCAGACCATTGCCGATATTTTTGAAACCGAAGCCGTGCCGGTGGAAGGCGAAGGCGCCGCTCTGGGCGCGGCCCTGCATGCAGCATGGGTTTGGAAAAAAGAAGCGGGGGAACGCGTGGACCTCAAAGATCTGGTTCAGCCCTTTGTCGTGCTGCAGGAAGACCGTCGATGCAAACCGGATCCGGATCATGTGAACATTCACAACCAGCAAAAACAATTATTCTCGGCGTTGAGCAAACGCGCACGCGGATTGTCCGCGGATGATCCGTTTGCCCTGTCCAAGAGCATGTCGTAA
- the nadB gene encoding L-aspartate oxidase: MAYESDFLIIGSGIAGLSAALKLSRVGTVAIATKKEKAESNTNYAQGGIASVFDADDSFDQHIKDTLATGAGLSNPKAVSMIVERGPALINELFDLGVPFTKRSDGEFDLGREGGHQFERIVHVRDHTGQDVEQTLLNAVKENPNISLYEDHVAIDLITEHHVFSPGSLQQDTSFSCWGAYVLDEKGGQVKRFMARATILATGGCGQVYLHTTNPGIATGDGVAMCYRAGVAIANMEFMQFHPTSLFHPQAKSFLISEALRGYGAVLVNRQGETFVDKFHRSGSLAPRDVVARAIDSEMKKSGESCVYLNVSHKNAEETRQRFPKIYSTCKQYKIDITREPIPVVPAAHYSCGGVVTDLEGRTSLSGLFACGEVSCTGVHGANRLASNSLLEALVFADQCVNAAKSCVKNNHNSLPRIPLWDDAGTFNSKEWVLISHDKMEIKNLMWDYVGIVRSTLRLERALSRVRLVGREIENFYRRTTVAAGLIELRNLATVAQLIIQSALLRKESRGLHYTTDYPQKNDTDYLKDTILQKRVI; encoded by the coding sequence ATGGCCTATGAATCTGACTTTTTAATCATCGGCAGCGGTATCGCGGGACTTTCCGCTGCATTGAAACTGTCCAGGGTCGGAACCGTCGCAATTGCAACCAAAAAAGAAAAAGCAGAGTCCAACACCAATTATGCCCAGGGGGGGATCGCATCGGTGTTTGATGCGGACGACTCGTTTGATCAGCATATAAAAGACACATTGGCAACCGGGGCGGGCCTTTCCAATCCGAAAGCTGTGAGCATGATTGTAGAACGAGGTCCCGCTCTCATCAATGAACTGTTTGATCTGGGAGTGCCGTTTACCAAGCGTTCTGACGGCGAATTTGATTTGGGACGAGAGGGCGGACATCAATTTGAACGTATCGTTCATGTCAGAGACCATACCGGGCAGGATGTAGAACAAACCCTGCTCAATGCGGTCAAGGAAAATCCGAACATCAGCCTGTATGAAGACCACGTCGCAATTGATCTAATTACGGAACATCATGTGTTTTCTCCCGGCAGCTTGCAGCAGGACACATCTTTCTCTTGCTGGGGCGCTTATGTGCTTGATGAAAAAGGCGGACAGGTCAAACGCTTCATGGCCAGGGCCACTATTTTGGCGACCGGCGGCTGCGGTCAGGTGTACCTGCACACCACTAATCCGGGCATTGCCACAGGTGACGGCGTGGCTATGTGCTACCGCGCCGGAGTGGCCATCGCCAACATGGAATTTATGCAGTTTCATCCCACATCCCTGTTTCATCCGCAGGCCAAGTCGTTTCTGATCTCGGAAGCGCTGCGTGGCTATGGCGCCGTCCTGGTCAACCGGCAGGGAGAAACGTTTGTGGACAAATTCCACCGCAGCGGTTCACTGGCGCCGCGCGATGTGGTGGCCCGTGCCATTGACTCGGAAATGAAAAAATCGGGAGAGTCCTGCGTTTACCTCAATGTCAGTCATAAAAACGCGGAAGAGACGCGTCAACGATTTCCCAAAATTTATTCCACTTGTAAACAGTATAAAATCGATATCACCCGGGAACCCATCCCGGTTGTGCCGGCCGCACACTATTCATGCGGCGGCGTGGTCACGGACCTCGAGGGACGCACGTCGTTATCCGGATTGTTTGCCTGCGGTGAGGTAAGCTGCACCGGCGTCCACGGCGCCAACCGTCTGGCATCCAATTCACTGCTGGAAGCATTGGTATTTGCCGATCAGTGTGTAAACGCCGCAAAATCTTGTGTAAAAAACAATCATAATAGCTTGCCGCGTATCCCGCTCTGGGATGACGCCGGCACGTTTAACAGTAAAGAATGGGTACTGATCTCGCATGATAAAATGGAGATTAAAAACCTGATGTGGGATTACGTGGGAATTGTCAGATCAACATTGAGACTGGAGCGCGCCTTGAGTCGCGTCCGGTTGGTGGGGCGAGAAATTGAAAATTTCTACAGACGCACCACAGTAGCCGCCGGCCTCATTGAATTGCGCAACCTGGCAACCGTTGCGCAGCTTATTATCCAGTCAGCCTTACTGCGCAAAGAAAGCCGGGGGCTGCATTACACCACCGACTATCCGCAAAAGAATGACACGGATTATCTAAAAGATACGATTCTGCAAAAACGCGTGATCTGA
- a CDS encoding secondary thiamine-phosphate synthase enzyme YjbQ: MKFYTDYMWFNTDKPRDYINITSKVKEAVEKSGIQEGMVLVSAMHITAAVYVNDAESGLIQDIDEWLDKLAPKGPDYRHHRTGESNGDAHLKNLLIHHEVILPITDGRLDLGPWQQIYYAEFDGQRRKRGIIKVMGE, translated from the coding sequence ATGAAGTTTTATACCGATTATATGTGGTTCAATACCGACAAGCCGCGTGATTATATCAATATCACGTCAAAAGTTAAAGAGGCTGTTGAAAAAAGCGGTATTCAAGAAGGTATGGTGCTGGTGTCTGCCATGCACATCACGGCGGCTGTCTATGTGAATGACGCTGAGTCGGGTCTGATTCAGGATATTGACGAGTGGCTGGACAAACTGGCCCCCAAAGGGCCGGATTACCGCCATCACCGCACCGGCGAGAGCAACGGGGATGCTCATCTGAAAAATTTATTAATTCATCATGAAGTGATTCTGCCGATTACGGACGGCCGTCTGGATCTGGGCCCCTGGCAGCAGATCTATTATGCCGAATTTGACGGTCAGCGCCGCAAACGCGGCATCATCAAGGTGATGGGCGAGTAA
- a CDS encoding DMT family transporter, with translation MNESAVKKPHVVLVLAAGLLAISSAAVLIKACEAPSLAIAFYRLLFGAIFYLLLQWRKGDLLLHIRGHGKWLFISGLALALHFATWITSLNYTSVASSVVLVCTSPLWVSMGAALFLKEKTSPLMGVGLIVTLVGSVIISRADFSVSPDQLFGNVLALLGALFAAIYLLIGRKLRPEMDTVPYVTLVYSVAAVFTGLFVLLDRTPMIGFTSQTYWLLLAVALLPQVVGHTSFNWSLKYYSATAVSVVILAEPVGASFLAWLFLGEGVTPVQLVGMIIITSGVSLALYVEHRQKKARLTG, from the coding sequence TTGAACGAATCTGCTGTTAAAAAACCTCATGTGGTTCTGGTGCTGGCCGCCGGATTGCTGGCTATATCATCAGCCGCAGTTTTAATCAAGGCGTGTGAAGCGCCTTCACTCGCAATTGCCTTTTATCGGCTTTTGTTCGGCGCGATTTTTTATTTGCTGCTGCAGTGGCGCAAGGGTGATTTACTGTTGCATATCCGCGGGCACGGCAAATGGCTCTTTATCTCCGGGCTGGCGCTGGCTTTGCACTTTGCCACGTGGATCACTTCATTGAATTATACCTCGGTTGCCAGCTCTGTGGTGCTGGTTTGCACATCGCCCTTGTGGGTGAGTATGGGGGCCGCGCTGTTTCTCAAGGAAAAGACGTCGCCGTTGATGGGCGTCGGCCTGATCGTAACTCTGGTCGGCAGTGTGATCATCAGTCGCGCTGATTTCTCCGTGTCTCCGGATCAGTTGTTCGGCAATGTTCTGGCGCTGCTGGGCGCTCTGTTCGCAGCGATTTATTTGCTGATCGGACGCAAACTGCGCCCGGAGATGGACACTGTTCCTTATGTCACGCTCGTATATAGCGTGGCCGCTGTTTTTACCGGTTTGTTTGTGCTGCTGGACAGAACACCAATGATCGGCTTTACATCCCAGACCTATTGGCTTTTACTGGCCGTGGCGCTTTTACCCCAGGTGGTGGGACATACCAGTTTCAACTGGTCGCTGAAATATTATTCCGCAACAGCCGTTTCAGTGGTTATCCTGGCGGAACCGGTGGGCGCGTCTTTTCTCGCCTGGCTGTTTCTGGGTGAGGGGGTTACGCCGGTTCAGCTGGTCGGAATGATTATTATTACGAGTGGAGTCAGTCTGGCTTTGTATGTGGAACATCGGCAAAAAAAGGCGCGGTTGACGGGATGA
- the rnz gene encoding ribonuclease Z yields the protein MTTTVSVVFLGTGASLPSPERNVSAAVLCSDRHLYLLDCGEGTQQRLMSAGLSPTRISSVFISHLHGDHLFGLAGYLTSQQLLQRQELLNIYGPPGLQHYIRCMQQVAGYDLNYPVEIIEIDPGTPDRFMVNEFTVQTAGLEHKVPVIGYRFEEAEKPGKFDPEKAHALGVEPGPDRARLQGGHPVKRGSRTVYPDDVLGPPIPGRIITYCTDTRPCDAAVELARNSDLLIHESTFSDEFQERARFTQHSTAREAAQIARSAGALRLALYHISMRFHKNSDVLLAQAGSEFASCFIPK from the coding sequence TTGACCACAACTGTGTCGGTGGTGTTTCTGGGTACGGGGGCCTCGTTGCCCTCACCGGAGCGCAATGTGAGCGCTGCCGTCTTGTGTTCGGACCGCCATCTTTATCTTTTGGACTGCGGTGAAGGCACGCAGCAGCGGCTGATGAGCGCCGGACTGTCTCCCACACGTATTTCCTCGGTGTTTATTTCTCATCTGCATGGCGACCATCTGTTCGGGCTGGCCGGATACCTGACCTCACAGCAGCTGCTGCAGCGGCAAGAGCTGTTGAATATTTATGGTCCGCCCGGCCTGCAGCACTATATCCGTTGTATGCAGCAGGTTGCCGGCTATGATTTGAATTATCCTGTTGAAATTATAGAAATTGATCCCGGAACACCGGATCGGTTTATGGTCAATGAATTCACAGTTCAAACGGCCGGACTGGAACACAAGGTGCCGGTGATCGGTTACCGGTTTGAGGAAGCGGAAAAGCCGGGCAAATTTGATCCTGAAAAGGCGCACGCCCTGGGTGTGGAGCCCGGACCGGACCGCGCACGTCTGCAGGGTGGGCATCCGGTCAAACGCGGCAGCCGTACGGTTTACCCGGACGACGTGCTGGGTCCGCCGATACCGGGACGCATCATTACTTATTGTACGGATACGCGTCCCTGCGACGCAGCTGTTGAACTGGCCCGGAACAGCGATCTTTTGATCCACGAGTCCACATTTTCCGATGAATTTCAGGAACGGGCCCGTTTCACCCAACACAGTACAGCCCGGGAGGCGGCGCAAATCGCCCGCAGCGCCGGGGCGCTCCGGCTTGCTCTGTACCATATCAGCATGCGGTTTCACAAAAACAGTGATGTGTTGCTTGCCCAGGCGGGTTCTGAATTTGCATCGTGTTTCATTCCCAAATGA
- the plsY gene encoding glycerol-3-phosphate 1-O-acyltransferase PlsY: MIGIVAAFIIAYVIGSFPTSILTGKLLRGIDIREHGSGNAGGTNVFRVLGAGPGLFVMAFDVFKGFAATWWVSRLFLSMTPLHLDTMMIIVGCGVVAGHIWTLFAHFRGGKGVGTAAGMLLAMYPMALLFCLVVFALMFIATRIMSLASMSAAVTLPVTLSVFRYVCHVPVSTALYVFSFIIAALIVFTHRSNIKRLLNGTENKFGTHKES, encoded by the coding sequence ATGATTGGAATTGTTGCTGCATTTATTATCGCTTACGTGATTGGTTCATTTCCGACCAGCATTCTCACCGGGAAACTGCTGCGCGGGATTGATATTCGGGAGCACGGCAGCGGCAATGCCGGAGGGACAAACGTGTTTCGTGTGCTGGGAGCCGGTCCGGGCCTGTTTGTCATGGCCTTTGATGTATTCAAAGGGTTTGCCGCAACCTGGTGGGTATCGCGTCTGTTTCTATCGATGACACCGCTGCATCTGGATACGATGATGATTATTGTCGGTTGCGGCGTGGTGGCCGGGCATATTTGGACCCTGTTTGCCCATTTCCGCGGCGGCAAGGGTGTGGGAACAGCCGCCGGAATGCTGCTGGCCATGTATCCCATGGCGCTGCTGTTCTGTCTGGTCGTGTTTGCGCTGATGTTTATTGCCACTCGGATTATGTCTCTGGCGTCCATGTCCGCCGCTGTAACCCTGCCGGTGACTCTGTCGGTCTTTCGCTACGTTTGTCATGTTCCGGTTTCCACGGCTCTGTATGTGTTTAGTTTTATTATCGCGGCCTTGATTGTATTTACGCACCGTTCCAATATCAAGCGTTTGCTGAATGGTACTGAGAACAAATTCGGAACCCATAAAGAGTCCTGA
- a CDS encoding sugar phosphate nucleotidyltransferase, translated as MIKKAIVTAAGYGTRQFPATQAVQKELLPLVDIDGVTKPTIQVILEKVFKAGISEAALIVQPGAAGMRRHFHEQITDTRFDGKPEQQALAENLRDMSERITFIEQTRQQGFGHAVYCARDWAENEPFLLCLGDHVYVSKTSDSCIQQLLHAFAQQNASVFGLQQTPEHLLHLFGTVTGSSENVPGRYRLTHILEKPSIKAARNELRVPGLDQYLTLFGIYALVPDIFAILHTHIQQNKRSGGEIQLTPALQELIESKPVYGIEVQGERLDMGTPEGYLHTLTTLGLRGRFRKQLLQLYEREIF; from the coding sequence ATGATCAAAAAAGCTATTGTAACAGCCGCCGGCTACGGCACGCGTCAGTTTCCGGCGACCCAAGCGGTGCAGAAAGAACTGCTGCCGCTGGTCGATATTGATGGTGTGACCAAACCGACCATCCAGGTGATTCTGGAAAAAGTCTTTAAAGCCGGAATCTCGGAGGCGGCGTTAATCGTACAGCCGGGCGCCGCCGGAATGAGACGGCATTTTCACGAACAGATCACAGATACCCGCTTTGACGGCAAGCCCGAACAGCAGGCCCTGGCTGAAAACCTGCGCGATATGTCGGAGCGTATCACTTTTATTGAACAAACCCGTCAGCAGGGGTTCGGACATGCCGTGTATTGCGCGCGTGACTGGGCCGAAAATGAACCGTTTCTGCTCTGTTTGGGCGATCATGTGTATGTGTCAAAAACATCCGACTCGTGTATTCAGCAATTGCTGCATGCGTTTGCGCAGCAAAATGCTTCGGTGTTCGGCTTGCAACAGACACCGGAACATCTGCTGCATTTGTTTGGAACTGTAACCGGGAGCTCGGAAAATGTGCCGGGACGATACCGTCTGACGCATATACTCGAAAAACCGTCGATTAAAGCCGCCAGGAACGAACTGCGCGTTCCGGGGCTGGATCAGTATCTGACTCTATTCGGAATCTATGCGCTGGTACCGGATATTTTTGCTATTCTGCATACACATATACAACAGAACAAACGCTCCGGCGGCGAAATCCAGCTGACCCCGGCTTTGCAGGAATTGATCGAGTCAAAGCCGGTCTATGGTATCGAGGTCCAGGGAGAGCGACTGGACATGGGCACGCCGGAAGGGTACCTGCATACATTGACGACACTGGGACTGCGGGGGCGCTTTCGAAAACAGCTTTTGCAGCTTTATGAACGGGAAATCTTTTGA